The DNA region CCACTTCTGTTGCACTTTTCTGCAACTGAAGTGAAATTGCTTGAAAAGGAGAGGATTTGGTTTCAAAATAGCCAGATCTGGATGGCCAGGTCCTTCCTGGGATGTGATAGGCATGGGAGTCTCTGCCCCACACCAGTTGGAGTAGGGGAAGGGAAGCTGCTCCTAAAGACCCTTCTGCAGAAGGGACACATGTGAGCCTCTGCTCAActgccacctccccagggcTTGTCCACAGGAAAGTTCTGACAGGATGGGGAAAGCCActtccttcccagctgccagATTAAGCAGGAAACCAGGCTGCAGGTCTGGAGCAGGGACCACAGGAATGGTGTAAATCTGCACCTTCCTGCCCGCACCTGGGGTCTTTCATAGCCCCCTGCTGTACCTcaccctgtccctctgccccttGCTACAGGAGATCCAGGTATATCACCAGCGGAGTCTgatggagaaggagctgctctTCTTCAGCTACGACGTCTTTGGCATCCCTTTTGTGGACCCGGTGCGTGTGTGAGACCAGGGGGATGCAGTGGCCAGATGGAATGCAGATGAGGGGTCTGTGACCTGGCCAGATCCTTGTCCAGCTCCTGATGTTATtcctctggctgcaggacacATGGACACCTGAAGAGGTGATACCAAAAAGACTGCAGGAGAAACAGAAGTgagtgctgtccccagctgagcTCACCCAATGGGGTCTGACAGGACAAACCCTTCTTCCTCTGTGGGCTTTAGGGCAAAGGCCATGGCACAGAGCTTCTGCCAGGGGAACTGTTGATGTTGGGACTGGAAGAGGCTGCTGGAGGGCAGAACTTTACTCCCCAGCAGCCCATGGGATGATGGGCACGTGTAGGTCACCTCAAGCACCTCAGAGTGAGGATGCATTGAGGTGACTCTTTCCAGTCTGGGTGCCAGCTCTGTTACTGGCACCTGAGACAACTTGTCCTACCCTTGTCATAGTGGCCCTCATTTCTGatgtggggacagtggggtggTGGTGCTGATGGCTGCTGCATGCCCAGGGTGGAGCGGGAGACAGCAGCACGCATCTCTGAGGAAATCGGCAACCTCATGAAGGAGATCGAGACACTGGTGGAGGAGAAGGCCAAAGAGTCTGCTGACATGAGCAAGTTCATCCGAGAAGGTGGAGAAGGCCAGGAGGGGAGGTGGGATGGGGacccctgctgccagctcacgGTCGCTCCATACAtgggtggcagcaggaccaCAACCTCCCCCAGTCACCCCAGAGCTGGTGGCATCTATGCCCATATCCACCAGTCCCATTTGTGCCACAGGTGGCCCTCTGGTGTACAAAGGAGCCAGTGTCACCATGAACTCCAAGGCCCTGAATGGCTCCCAGCGTGTCGTGGTGGATGGAGTTCTTTCTGCTGAggagtgccaggagctgcagaggctcACTAATGTGAGTGCAAGGCCAgttggagcaggcagggatgggtagaggatgctgaggggtcccatcctgcagctcagaCATCAGACAGTAACTCTAACCGGGTTTTGCAGGCGGCTGCCTCGGCTGGAGATGGCTATCGGGGGAAGACCTCTCCTCACACTCCCAGTGAGACCTTCTATGGCGTGACTGTCCTCAAGGCCCTCAAGGTTGGGGTGCTGTGTGGAGAAACAGGCTGTGGGCACAAGGGAGGGTAGTTTTGGGGCAGGTGGTtgtccagctgggctggggctgagcccctgtcctgtgtgtcctccacagctgggccaggaggggAAGGTGCCCCTGCACAGTGCCTACCTGTACTACAACGTGACAGAGAAGGTGCGGCACATGATGCAGTCCTACTTCCGCCTGGAGGTGCCGCTCCACTTCTCCTACTCCCACCTGGTGTGCCGCACAGCCATCGATGGTGAGTGTGGCCCAGAGAGGCAGGTCTTGTCCTGTCTGGATCTCCTCTAACAGCTGCAGTGGTCTGGTCTCAGACCTTTCTTTGGAGACCTCCTTGCTACTCCCTAACCCACTCCTCAGGAGGGTGTAGGAAGCTTGTCCCTAAGCCCAGTTTGGGAagatgagcagcagctctgctggttgCACCTAACAAGGTAGATGGCTTCATGCCATACAGGATTTTATCACTCTGATGCATTTTGGGATGGGTGCTGAGAGAGGCTGTGCCTGGAGGGCTATGAGAATGCCATGGGACAAGTCAACAGTGTTTTATGGGACCTAAATAGCCTTGCACAATCCACACTCCAGCAAGTGGAAATGCTTTAGGCTACACGTGACTTTCTTGTCATCTCCAAGCACAGGATAATTGGGGATGGACCCTGTTCTTGCACAGAGGAGTCCTGACATGCCCTGTTCTACCCTAGAGAAGCAAGAAGGTCGGAGTGACAATAGCCACGAGGTGCATGTGGACAACTGCATTCTCAATGCAGAGGCACTGGTGTGTGTGAAGGAACCCCCAGCCTACACTTTCCGGGATTACAGGTACTGGTGGTGGCTGTTAGCTGCAGCTTCCCCACCTAAGAGGACCATGATTTGGTGGCACCTGGGTGGGGTGGAAAAAGGTAGGAGGACACCAAACCGGGGTTTTCCTGCCTCGGGCTCTTGCCATGGTGTTGGGGAGCTCTGGTGATGGTTGCTTGTCACCTCCACTTGTCCCCTGCTTCCTTTAGTGCAATCCTCTACCTCAATGGGGACTTTGAAGGAGGAGCTTTCTACTTCACCGAGCTGGATGCCAAAACTGAGACTGTGAGTAGCTCAGCTCTAAGCATCCATGTGCAGCAAcaaatccagctcctgcctgttgGCCCTGTCCCCTGGACACATCCCCTGAGCCACTGCAAAAGATGAATTTGGGTTGAGGGCAATCAGCTCACCCCTGAGTGGGCTCTCCTGGTCTCCCACCCTTCACAGGCGGAGGTCCAGCCGCAGTGTGGCCGTGCCGTGGGCTTCTCCTCCGGCTCAGAGAACCCCCATGGGGTGAAGGCTGTGACCAAGGGTCAGCGCTGTGCCATTGCTCTCTGGTTCACCCTGGACCCGCGGCACAGCGAGCGGGTaagctccctcccagcagcacacaggctTTTTGGGTGGGACTGTGCTTACCCCCCTGGCTCTGCCCACAGGAGCGTGTGCAGGCTGATGACCTGGTGAAGATGCTTTTCAGCATGGAAGAGGGGGATttggagccagagctggagaaggaatcACCAGCTGCCGTTGTGGTGGGGAAGGATGAGCTGTGACATCCTATGGGGACCAGGATGTCTCTGCTGGGACTAGTCATGTCAGCATTGTGGCTTCTGGCTGCAGAGTCATAAGGGTGACGTGTGGGACCCCCTCTACCCCCAACCCAGTTGGAATGGGACTGTGGAGAATGCCATGTACTACCCCTGAAGCATTCAGCATCcccctgcagagctgacctgggGTGTGTGATGGAGGCTCAGGGGTGGGTGAcatggagaggagggagggatgctgtGTTAGGGGTGGGGTCCTGGAGCCAAGAGGTGTAAATGTGTGCCTTTCCTGAACTTGCAGCTATTTAAGTGCCTTCTGCAGAAAATGGGTgaataaaggtatttttttcctaagctgTTGCTTTCTGAGTGGGGACTGAAGGCTGGTGCCACCCTTTGGCTGTCATAAGTGTTGGGGTGCAACCTTCCCTCCTGGCAAATATCTACCCAAGAGTGCCCTGGTCCTGTAGATTCACAAAGGTGTTTGTGGGGACAAGGTGCCCCAGGGGCAGTAGGGGCAATGCAATCTccagctgagcatcccctggaccctgctctgctcccataGCGTGGGAAGGAGCCCACCATTCCAGGGAGGAGGGAACCGTCCTTGaacaagaaggacattgagcACCCTGGCAGCCCTGGACAGGGCATTGAATTGTTCCCGAAGATGTCTGGCCATTACCATAACCATCCCGGGAATGTGGGCAAATAAATCCTGCCCCGTGTGCAGCCACCCAGcaccccatcccactgggaggGCCATTCAGCACTGGGGTGGGTGAGGGGGGTCTGGAGGATGatttctccaggatgaacatAGGGTCCCAGTGGAGGCTGCCCACCATCCGAGCATCCACCCCCAGCGGCCTGGGCGCGTGAGCAGACTGCTGATGAGGCCATGGCGGTTAACGATTGCCAGGTCCTGGGGCTGCAATGGGCTTGGTGTCACCAGGCTGGTGACACGTGTGCCCCACACCCCCTGGCCCTCTCCTGCAGGCGCACACCACTGACAATGGCTTCTCTTGTTGGTGCCATGGTGTGCCCGAATTCCCTCACAGAATGAATCGCTTCCCTGCTGAATTCCCGGAGTGACCCTGggggctcccagggcagggtccAGGATGGCAGCTTCCCACACACCGCCGGGTGCTGGGGAGCCCCATTTTCTCATTATCCCTCCACTGTTGTTTGAGGGGTTCCCGTCTCCCTCAAGACCTAAATCTCACATGTAGCACCCAAATATCCTCCATGCCCCAAATCTTTCCCCTAAAACCACATTCTTCCCTCTAGGATTCAAATCCCTTGCCTCCAACCCCAACCCGCTCAGACTCACATCCCTCCCCCTCAGACTGATGCTCTTCCCTGTGCCCCCACTCCCGGCTCCTAATTCCCGCCTCCCAGTCCCCAATTCCCCTTTGACCACAACTCTCCCACTCAAACTCCAattccccccctccctccctaAATCTCTCCCTTCACCTCAACTCCTCCCCCGGCCtcgctcccgccccgccggcccgTCCTTCCCCTCAGAGCCCGCTCCGGGCCGTCCCTCCCCTcaggcgggccgggccgggccagcGGTGGCGATGGGCGGCGGGGCTCGGGAGCTGGCCGGCTACCTGGTGGCTCTGGCCGGGTGGGTGTCAGCgctggcggccgccgtgctGCCGCAGTGGAGGCAGAGCTCGTACGCCGGGGACGCCATCATCACGGCCGTGGGGCTCCACGAGGGGCTGTGGATGAGCTGCGCTGCCCAGAGCACCGGGCAGGTGCAGTGCCGCCTGCACGACTCGCTGCTGTCCCTCGAAGGTGGGTACGGGATGagccctgctgcctttcctggcTGTAGTTCCCCCCTCCCCGTCTCTGCCCTGGGAGAGCTCCCCTGGGATCCTGAGCTGCTTTGCCCCCCTCTAAGTCTGAGCCCCACTGTGGGTTTGACCCTCCCCTATGTTTTATAGCTCTGAGCTCCTCTCTGTGTTTGAACCCACCTGTATGGGTTTGAACACACATCCCCAACAGGTCTGTACCCTCTTCAGGGCTGGATGCTCTTCCCCTGTGGATCTGAGCTCCCCTGGCCCTTCCTGGAGCCTGAGTCACCTTGAGGTCCAAGCCCTTCTTGCTCCCACCCCTATTGTAGGTCTGAACCCCTCAGAAGGGTCTGAGTCCACTTATCCACTGAGCTGATCCTCAGTGTGTGTCCAGACTTCCCTCTCCATCTGTGAGTCTTGGGCTCCAACCTCCCCATCCAGACTGAGCCTCTCTTGTCCCTTTGTATggctggggacactcctggCCCCAGCAGGTTTGAGCTCCAATGTGGTCATCACATTCAGATACCAGCAGTGCCCCATGGGGACATCAAAACCCCCACTCCACGGCTGTGCATCACCCTTTTGGCATTTGGTGActggtgctgctccaggcaAGGTGTTTCCCAGCCCAGTCACGACCAAGATGAGGGTGGCAGGGAGGAAGGTCAGGGAAGGAATGAGCTGCCAGGTGGGGAGGATATGACATGGGAGCtacacagcaaggacagggttAAGGACAGGTCCATCACCAGCATGGAGCACAGTGACCTTGTTTCCAGTGCCCAGCTGTGACCAAAGGCTGGGAGCAGTTTTTCTTCCCCCCTTGCAGTTCACATCCAGACATGCCGGGCTCTCATGGTCATTTCTCTCCTCCTGGGCTTCTTTGGCATCATCGTGAGCGTGGTGGGCATGAAATGCACTAAAGTTGGGGAGGAGGATCCTGTCACCAAGAGCCGCATAGCTGTTGCTGGAGGTGTCCTCTTCGTTCTCTCTGGTAAGGCAGCTCAAGCCTTTGTAcatcactgctgcaggaatCCCCCAACACCTTCTGACACTGATGGAGGAAGGGGAGCAGTTTGGTGAGGGCTGGCTGTCACTGACAGTCAATGTTTGATGTCTAGTGGAGCAGCAGGGGCTTTGGATCAGGTGctctttaaaggtcccttcctacccaaggcattctgtgattccctgttTCTGTGCCCAGGTCTGTGCACGTTGGCTGCCGTGTCCTTGTATGCAACACAAGTGACCTCTGAGTTCTTCAGAGAGAGCATCATCCCCATCAATGCTAGGTAAGAGCCTGGCTCAGGGGTGTCCTTCTGAATCCTGTCGTGTCCTTGCACTTCCCACTGGACCTTCTCTTGCTGGTTTGGGGCTGATGTGCCCCACAGGTGGGACCTCTGCCAGCCCTTGCTGCCACTTTGCAGAAGATGAAAAAGCTTTAGTTGTTAGCAACTGGGATAGGGTGGTGGTCCACATGTGGAATTTCAGCCCTGGGGAGCATTAAAAGATGGGGACACATGGGAACTAGATATAGCCAACAGGAaagatggggatggagatggaagAACCAAAATCTGCCTTGGCATCGTTATCACCTCATCAGGGCTTCGATCTCAGTTTGCacctctgcctctctgccctCCCTGATGCTCCCTCACCCCTCTCCCCGCAGGTACGAATTCGGCTCCGCTCTCTTCGTGGGCTGGGGAGCCTCCAGCCTCTCCATGTTGGGGgggtccctcctgtgctgctcctgccctgccaaggAGCGCCGAGGACAGCAGTACCACCGGCAGTCTCAGCCCTCCACAGCCCGGGATTATGTCTGAGCCCTAACCCTGCgctcctgctgcccagtgcctgcctgccctcccAAAAACAGGCAACACCCTGGGGCTCCCACCCTGCCTGGACCCTGGCTGCCCCATGAGACCTTTCTCCTCCTTAGCTTCCAGGTTTCAGCAGAGTTTTCAGTGCCAGCCTCTAAAATAGAGGTTTTACGTGTCACACCTCCCATATCCATCACTGTATGTTCTCCTCAGCGGGGCGGGGTGGCACCCCCAGCCCGGCATTGTGAccgtgtctgtctgtctgtctgtcacagggatgctgtgggggCGAGCAGGGAGGCTGATCCCTGTGCCACAGGGGCACAGAGCCAAGCCCACGGGGGTGTGCTGCACAGAAGTGCTTTGTACCATGGCCACCCCTCTCCCACATCCTGTTTTCAGGAGCAGGCGGGGAGAAAAGCCAGTGCTTGGTTTTCCTGGGATGAGGTTTTCACTTCTAACTGCACCAGCCCTACTCAGGGTTCAAGCATACCCT from Catharus ustulatus isolate bCatUst1 chromosome 24, bCatUst1.pri.v2, whole genome shotgun sequence includes:
- the CLDN19 gene encoding claudin-19 yields the protein MGGGARELAGYLVALAGWVSALAAAVLPQWRQSSYAGDAIITAVGLHEGLWMSCAAQSTGQVQCRLHDSLLSLEVHIQTCRALMVISLLLGFFGIIVSVVGMKCTKVGEEDPVTKSRIAVAGGVLFVLSGLCTLAAVSLYATQVTSEFFRESIIPINARYEFGSALFVGWGASSLSMLGGSLLCCSCPAKERRGQQYHRQSQPSTARDYV